One window of Mediterraneibacter gnavus ATCC 29149 genomic DNA carries:
- a CDS encoding creatininase family protein, translating into MRTRIIPKMLNDEVEEYLTRNDIVIVPVGTVEMHGGFPLDSETVVSEAFALKMAEACDGLVLTGLPYFYAGATASGRGTVQVSIQEGIRYLTGIAESLLRQGFKRQIYISAHGPAHMTVSPMVRDFMDKTGTPILYMDMIMQLMRNGQDVFKSADTFHAITVGAYDMLGRLEDVPLTTKYEHQEKQSCAEFDDVFALAYQSGSIGYYFGDPKDHMSTPSIPTEERRKELAEEGKETIQVLVERMNVPHIAEQMKNLEAYNQEIAKRCPWVPFAQ; encoded by the coding sequence ATGAGAACAAGAATTATACCAAAGATGTTGAATGATGAAGTGGAAGAATATCTTACACGAAATGATATTGTGATCGTTCCGGTCGGAACTGTGGAAATGCACGGGGGATTTCCTCTGGATTCGGAAACCGTAGTCAGTGAAGCGTTTGCACTTAAAATGGCGGAGGCATGTGACGGACTTGTATTAACTGGCCTTCCATATTTTTATGCAGGAGCGACTGCAAGTGGAAGAGGAACGGTTCAGGTCAGCATTCAGGAAGGAATTCGTTATCTGACAGGAATTGCGGAAAGTCTTTTACGCCAGGGATTTAAAAGACAGATTTATATCAGTGCACATGGTCCGGCACATATGACAGTGAGTCCGATGGTAAGAGATTTTATGGATAAAACAGGAACTCCGATTTTGTATATGGATATGATCATGCAGCTGATGAGAAATGGACAGGATGTTTTTAAATCTGCAGATACATTCCATGCAATTACGGTGGGCGCTTATGATATGCTGGGCAGATTGGAAGATGTACCGCTGACTACAAAATATGAGCATCAGGAGAAGCAGAGCTGTGCGGAGTTTGATGATGTATTCGCATTGGCATATCAAAGTGGTTCGATCGGATATTATTTTGGAGATCCGAAAGACCACATGAGTACACCGTCAATTCCTACGGAAGAAAGACGTAAAGAACTGGCTGAGGAAGGAAAAGAGACAATTCAGGTTCTTGTGGAACGGATGAATGTGCCTCATATTGCAGAACAGATGAAAAATCTGGAAGCATATAATCAGGAAATTGCAAAACGCTGTCCGTGGGTTCCTTTTGCGCAGTAG
- a CDS encoding amidohydrolase family protein, producing MKKIDIHLHAALDPVLGTEKFKISTGEEMLAHLEELQIEKAVVMSSGETEGAMASVSGNQKCRELARRFPEKYVWMCNLDENCEETIEERLREYQRQGAVGIGEFMICRKINHPFVQAVFQAAEKLGMPILFHMSPQEGYEYGIVDEPGLPMLEEALEKYPGLKFIGHSQPFWHEISQDAKPDLKSRMEWGRGPVREGGRLVCLMRNYKNLYADLSANSGGCAIMRDEKFGLQFLEEFQDRLMFGTDMVNTDMVFPLGEWLDRQYQEGKLSAQAYRKICFENAKKIFQL from the coding sequence ATGAAAAAAATAGATATTCATTTACATGCAGCGCTAGATCCGGTTCTGGGAACAGAAAAATTCAAGATATCAACAGGCGAAGAAATGCTTGCTCATCTGGAAGAGCTTCAGATTGAAAAAGCGGTTGTTATGTCATCCGGAGAGACAGAAGGAGCAATGGCTTCTGTCTCCGGAAACCAGAAATGCAGAGAACTGGCCAGAAGATTTCCTGAAAAATATGTATGGATGTGTAATCTGGATGAAAATTGTGAAGAAACCATTGAAGAGAGGCTCAGGGAATATCAAAGGCAGGGAGCTGTAGGAATTGGTGAGTTTATGATCTGTAGAAAAATAAACCATCCTTTTGTTCAGGCTGTATTTCAGGCGGCGGAAAAACTGGGAATGCCAATCCTGTTTCATATGAGTCCGCAGGAGGGATATGAATATGGCATTGTCGATGAACCGGGACTGCCGATGTTGGAAGAAGCTTTAGAAAAATATCCCGGATTAAAATTCATAGGGCACAGTCAGCCGTTCTGGCATGAAATCAGTCAGGATGCGAAGCCGGATCTGAAATCTCGAATGGAATGGGGCAGAGGTCCTGTCAGGGAAGGCGGCAGATTGGTCTGTCTTATGAGAAATTATAAAAACTTATACGCAGATCTGTCTGCAAACAGTGGTGGATGTGCTATTATGAGAGATGAAAAGTTTGGTTTACAATTTTTGGAGGAATTTCAGGATCGTCTGATGTTCGGTACAGATATGGTAAATACGGATATGGTATTTCCATTGGGAGAATGGCTGGACAGACAGTATCAGGAAGGAAAATTATCTGCACAGGCCTACCGGAAAATTTGTTTTGAGAATGCCAAAAAGATATTTCAGTTATAA
- a CDS encoding MFS transporter — translation MNKKQIRPFGVKDEIGYVFGDMAGSFVNLFVDAYFLIFCTNVLGISAGWMGTLFLVARLWDAINDPIMGSFPDRWMIGKSGDKFKPWIKIFMLPLALSGVLCFFNVPLEGIALHAYVAFAYVLYGMSYTGTSMPFGAMASVVSDDPIQRSKLSRARSIGGTIVGIVGLSIVPVVCFDKQSNILPERFTLIAVIFGVLSIISYFVLLNFTQERIRQNSEKAEKFNYGKVLKATVHNRPLIGVMVATLGSMLFITGSNQVRSYIFKEYYARTDVMSIISLATIPILVICFPLVPKLVAKFGKKATLMAAIVSSTIFSVIPVVMEIKNVYVYSALVVLGTIGQTVFTMLIWALVTDCLDYSEWKFNERSDGSMYSLYTFSRKIGSTIASTGVSFGLAAIGFVSGSNVVQTAEAVNGIYFLVNIIPVVTCALELIGVGLIFNLNKETTEQMYAELKAK, via the coding sequence ATGAACAAAAAACAAATTCGCCCGTTCGGGGTGAAGGATGAAATCGGGTATGTATTTGGAGACATGGCGGGCAGCTTTGTAAATTTATTTGTAGATGCATATTTTCTGATTTTTTGTACCAATGTATTGGGAATCAGCGCAGGATGGATGGGAACGTTATTTTTAGTGGCCAGATTATGGGATGCGATCAATGATCCGATTATGGGATCTTTCCCAGATCGTTGGATGATTGGAAAGTCCGGAGATAAATTCAAACCATGGATTAAGATTTTTATGCTTCCACTGGCATTATCTGGTGTGCTTTGCTTTTTTAATGTTCCATTGGAAGGGATTGCACTTCATGCTTATGTAGCATTTGCATATGTTCTGTATGGAATGAGCTACACAGGAACTTCCATGCCATTTGGTGCGATGGCCAGCGTTGTAAGTGATGATCCGATCCAGAGAAGTAAGCTTTCCAGAGCAAGAAGTATCGGTGGAACGATCGTAGGAATCGTAGGACTTTCCATCGTTCCTGTTGTCTGCTTTGACAAGCAGAGCAATATTCTTCCGGAACGTTTTACACTAATCGCGGTAATCTTCGGTGTTTTAAGTATTATCAGCTATTTTGTTCTGCTGAATTTTACACAGGAGCGTATTCGACAGAATTCTGAAAAAGCAGAGAAATTTAATTATGGAAAAGTATTAAAAGCAACCGTACACAACAGACCATTGATCGGAGTTATGGTGGCAACATTAGGAAGTATGCTCTTTATCACTGGATCAAACCAGGTAAGAAGCTACATTTTTAAAGAGTACTATGCAAGAACAGATGTAATGTCTATTATCAGTCTTGCGACAATCCCGATTTTGGTGATCTGTTTCCCATTGGTTCCGAAATTGGTAGCAAAGTTTGGAAAAAAAGCAACTTTAATGGCAGCCATTGTTTCCAGTACAATCTTTAGTGTCATCCCGGTTGTCATGGAAATTAAAAATGTATATGTGTATTCGGCATTGGTTGTATTGGGAACGATCGGACAGACAGTATTTACAATGTTGATCTGGGCGCTTGTTACAGACTGTCTGGATTACAGCGAATGGAAATTTAATGAAAGAAGCGATGGTTCTATGTATTCTTTATATACATTTAGTAGAAAAATAGGTTCGACCATTGCCTCTACAGGAGTTTCTTTCGGATTGGCAGCAATCGGATTTGTTTCCGGTTCTAATGTCGTGCAGACAGCGGAAGCAGTGAATGGAATTTATTTCCTGGTCAATATCATTCCAGTGGTAACTTGCGCTTTAGAGTTGATTGGAGTAGGGCTGATCTTTAATTTGAATAAAGAGACTACAGAACAGATGTATGCAGAATTAAAGGCAAAATAA
- a CDS encoding hydratase: MIKLYDNGVYLLNGTEILEDTGNVSLPVSKEEAAKNTIAYGILDSHNTSGNMERLQIKFDKLTSHDITFVGIIQTARASGLEKFPVPYVLTNCHNSLCAVGGTINEDDHMFGLTCAKKYGGVYVPPHQAVIHQFAREVLAECGKMILGSDSHTRYGALGTMAMGEGGPELVKQLLNKTYDIKKPEVIGIYLDGEPAKGVGPQDVALAIIGATFANGYVNNKVMEFVGPGVSKLSADYRIGIDVMTTETTCLSSIWKTDEKIQEFYEIHGRSEGYKELNPGAVTYYDGMVYVNMSEIKPMIAMPFHPSNVYTIDEVNANLADILHEVEKKALISLDGAVDYSLQSKIVNGKLYVDQGIIAGCAGGGFENICAAADIIKGRNIGADEFTFSVYPASTPIYMELVKNGAIADLMEAGTVVKTAFCGPCFGAGDTPANNAFSIRHTTRNFPNREGSKLQNGQISSVALMDARSIAATAANKGFLTPATAMDVEYKGQKYHFDQNIYANRVFDSKGVADPSVEIKFGPNIKDWPEMSALPQNLVLKVVSEIHDPVTTTDELIPSGETSSYRSNPLGLAEFALSRKDPAYVGRAKEVQAAQKAIEAGKCPLEVLEELKPVMAKVQEKFPQVGEGNVGVGSTIFAVKPGDGSAREQAASCQKVLGGWANIANEYATKRYRSNLINWGMLPLLTDADDKALPFKNDDYIFIPDVRNAVEEKADVIKAYVVGDELKEVEFRLGDLTDAEREIILKGCLINYYRG, translated from the coding sequence ATGATTAAATTATATGATAACGGTGTGTACTTGTTAAACGGCACAGAAATCCTGGAAGATACGGGAAATGTGTCACTTCCTGTCTCGAAAGAAGAGGCTGCAAAGAATACGATTGCCTATGGAATCCTGGACAGTCATAATACTTCAGGCAATATGGAACGCCTGCAGATTAAATTTGATAAATTGACATCCCACGATATTACGTTTGTGGGAATTATTCAGACGGCAAGAGCTTCCGGACTGGAAAAATTTCCGGTACCGTATGTTTTGACAAACTGTCATAACAGTCTCTGTGCAGTTGGTGGAACGATCAATGAGGATGACCATATGTTTGGGCTTACCTGTGCGAAAAAGTACGGTGGTGTGTATGTTCCGCCTCATCAGGCAGTCATCCATCAGTTTGCAAGAGAGGTTCTTGCAGAGTGCGGCAAGATGATCCTTGGTTCTGACAGCCATACCCGCTACGGAGCATTGGGAACCATGGCAATGGGAGAAGGCGGACCGGAGCTTGTAAAACAGCTTTTGAATAAGACATATGACATCAAGAAACCAGAAGTGATCGGAATCTATCTGGATGGAGAGCCGGCAAAAGGAGTCGGACCTCAGGATGTTGCTCTGGCGATTATCGGAGCTACATTTGCAAATGGATATGTGAACAATAAAGTCATGGAGTTTGTCGGACCTGGAGTCTCAAAACTGAGCGCAGATTACCGAATCGGAATCGATGTTATGACAACAGAGACAACTTGTCTGTCTTCTATCTGGAAAACAGATGAGAAGATTCAGGAATTCTATGAGATCCACGGAAGAAGCGAAGGATACAAAGAACTGAATCCAGGAGCAGTGACTTACTATGATGGAATGGTTTATGTCAATATGAGTGAGATCAAACCAATGATCGCGATGCCGTTCCATCCGAGCAATGTCTATACGATCGATGAAGTAAATGCAAACCTGGCAGACATTCTTCACGAAGTTGAGAAGAAAGCGCTGATCAGTCTGGATGGAGCAGTAGATTACTCTCTCCAGAGCAAGATCGTGAATGGAAAACTGTATGTAGATCAGGGAATTATTGCCGGTTGTGCAGGCGGTGGATTTGAAAACATCTGTGCGGCAGCGGACATCATCAAAGGAAGAAATATCGGTGCGGATGAATTTACATTCAGCGTGTATCCGGCAAGTACACCGATTTATATGGAACTTGTGAAAAATGGAGCGATCGCAGATCTGATGGAGGCAGGAACCGTTGTGAAGACTGCATTCTGCGGACCATGCTTTGGTGCCGGAGATACGCCTGCAAACAATGCGTTCTCAATCCGTCATACAACAAGAAACTTCCCGAACAGAGAAGGTTCCAAGCTGCAGAACGGTCAGATTTCTTCTGTTGCATTGATGGATGCCCGTTCGATTGCGGCAACAGCGGCAAACAAAGGATTCCTGACACCGGCGACAGCAATGGATGTCGAGTACAAGGGACAGAAATATCACTTTGATCAGAACATTTATGCAAATCGTGTATTTGACAGCAAGGGCGTGGCAGATCCAAGTGTAGAGATCAAGTTTGGTCCGAATATCAAAGACTGGCCGGAAATGTCAGCACTTCCACAGAATCTGGTTCTTAAGGTTGTATCTGAGATCCACGATCCTGTTACGACAACAGATGAACTGATTCCGTCCGGTGAGACTTCTTCTTATCGTTCGAATCCGCTGGGACTGGCAGAATTTGCACTTTCCAGAAAAGATCCTGCATATGTAGGACGCGCCAAAGAAGTACAGGCAGCACAGAAGGCGATCGAAGCAGGAAAATGTCCGCTTGAGGTGCTGGAAGAATTAAAACCGGTCATGGCGAAGGTTCAGGAGAAATTCCCACAGGTCGGAGAAGGAAATGTAGGAGTCGGAAGTACGATCTTTGCAGTGAAACCGGGAGACGGTTCTGCACGTGAACAGGCTGCATCCTGCCAGAAAGTACTGGGCGGATGGGCAAACATTGCCAACGAGTATGCTACAAAACGTTATCGTTCAAACCTGATCAACTGGGGAATGCTGCCGCTTCTGACAGATGCGGATGACAAAGCACTTCCATTTAAGAATGATGACTATATCTTCATTCCGGATGTGAGAAACGCAGTAGAAGAAAAGGCAGATGTGATCAAGGCCTATGTTGTAGGAGATGAACTGAAAGAAGTAGAGTTCCGTCTGGGTGATCTGACAGATGCCGAAAGAGAGATTATTTTGAAGGGCTGTCTGATCAATTACTATAGAGGTTAG
- a CDS encoding RNA polymerase sigma factor: protein MYDYQKSAEAVLIRRAKRGDVKAFSELYSRIYVELYKFALYTLKHPQEAEDAVSDTVVTAYEKISSLKKEESFRSWIFTILSNHCKNQFRKRAQTHELDETYPSKESDYAVSQDVKSAFWKLDDEERLIVSFSVFGGYQSDEIGQMLDMNPVTVRSRKKRALEKMRVVLQEVEV from the coding sequence ATGTACGATTATCAAAAAAGTGCGGAAGCAGTTCTGATACGACGTGCAAAGCGCGGGGACGTCAAAGCGTTTTCGGAGTTGTATTCCAGAATCTATGTGGAACTTTATAAATTTGCACTCTATACTCTGAAGCATCCGCAGGAGGCGGAGGATGCAGTCAGTGATACTGTGGTGACAGCTTATGAAAAGATATCCAGTCTCAAAAAGGAGGAGTCTTTCAGAAGCTGGATCTTTACCATATTGAGCAATCATTGTAAGAACCAGTTTCGAAAGAGAGCCCAGACACATGAGTTGGATGAGACTTATCCATCAAAAGAGTCAGACTATGCTGTCTCACAGGATGTAAAGAGTGCATTCTGGAAACTGGATGATGAAGAACGTCTGATTGTTTCATTTTCAGTATTTGGAGGATATCAAAGTGATGAGATCGGTCAGATGCTGGATATGAATCCGGTTACGGTTCGTTCCAGAAAAAAGAGAGCTCTGGAGAAGATGCGAGTGGTTCTTCAGGAAGTGGAGGTATAA
- a CDS encoding FHA domain-containing protein, producing the protein MLYWVIIGILIAAIIAVIFFTISKLLKEKKDYNQFERRYHSEDDYDDDYDDDYDDEEDDDEEEDDYEPEPRCRPVREQAERRTSSAPAKRRWKIILEDVDQQDQYSFIFYDSLGIGRVSASSEYDKFLSLPEDLRVSKVHCAIIRSGDKLYLRDEGSKNHTYLNGKQIHKPIVIQKEDVITVGETRLEVVKILRETR; encoded by the coding sequence ATGTTGTATTGGGTAATTATCGGAATATTGATCGCAGCGATCATAGCAGTAATCTTCTTTACGATTTCAAAATTATTAAAAGAGAAAAAAGATTATAATCAGTTTGAACGGAGATATCATTCTGAAGATGATTATGATGATGACTATGATGATGACTATGATGACGAAGAAGATGATGATGAGGAAGAGGATGATTATGAACCAGAACCGAGATGTCGTCCGGTGAGAGAACAGGCAGAACGCCGTACATCTTCTGCCCCGGCGAAGAGACGCTGGAAGATCATTCTGGAAGATGTGGATCAGCAGGATCAGTATAGTTTTATTTTTTATGATTCGCTGGGAATCGGAAGGGTCAGTGCATCGTCAGAGTATGACAAGTTTTTGTCCCTGCCGGAAGATTTAAGAGTATCAAAGGTACACTGCGCGATCATCCGAAGTGGGGATAAGCTGTACTTGAGAGATGAAGGTTCAAAAAACCATACATATTTGAATGGAAAACAGATTCATAAGCCAATTGTGATCCAGAAAGAAGATGTGATCACGGTCGGGGAGACCAGACTGGAAGTTGTAAAAATTCTGCGGGAGACAAGATAA